The Rhodanobacteraceae bacterium genome window below encodes:
- a CDS encoding nuclear transport factor 2 family protein, which translates to MHGNTRSAALWLGIVSLVCSAAAGAQAADHCAFECTLKRHLDAIQARDFQAFEATLTRGPRLSFILPNGKYFDDAGAYREMLKAWFDETGWTFNYRTVAIEQTADMGHALLLVSYDEADRGGQPYHADHYLSLLFRREGDGWFLVHDQNTGTELESGKAAPAETTSAKEQAP; encoded by the coding sequence ATGCATGGCAATACGCGGTCGGCGGCGCTCTGGTTGGGAATCGTGTCACTTGTCTGCAGCGCTGCGGCGGGAGCGCAAGCCGCAGACCACTGTGCCTTCGAATGCACGCTCAAACGCCATCTGGATGCCATCCAGGCGCGTGATTTCCAGGCCTTCGAGGCTACGCTGACACGCGGCCCGCGACTGAGCTTCATTCTGCCCAACGGCAAGTATTTCGACGATGCGGGCGCCTATCGCGAGATGCTCAAGGCCTGGTTCGACGAGACCGGCTGGACATTCAATTACCGCACCGTGGCCATCGAGCAGACCGCAGACATGGGCCATGCCCTGTTGCTGGTCAGCTACGACGAGGCCGATCGCGGCGGCCAGCCCTACCATGCCGATCACTACCTGTCCCTGCTGTTCAGGCGTGAAGGCGACGGCTGGTTTCTGGTCCATGATCAGAACACCGGCACGGAGCTCGAATCAGGCAAGGCTGCGCCAGCCGAAACAACCAGCGCCAAGGAGCAAGCGCCATGA
- a CDS encoding GFA family protein, which yields MTASPHVPLSGGCGCRFLRYQLESPPLIVHCCHCRWCQRESGSAFALNAVIETTRITLLRAAPEWVDTPSASGRGQRIARCPQCRIAVWSHYAGAGDALSFVRVGTLDDPDQAPPDVHIYTESKQPWVLLAEGVPTFAQYYQAREVWPEQSLRRREDAVAPASK from the coding sequence ATGACTGCAAGCCCCCATGTCCCACTGAGCGGCGGCTGTGGCTGCCGCTTTCTGCGGTATCAGCTCGAATCCCCACCCTTGATCGTGCACTGCTGTCATTGCCGCTGGTGCCAGCGCGAGAGCGGTAGCGCCTTTGCCTTGAATGCCGTCATCGAGACCACCCGGATCACCCTGCTCCGCGCCGCACCCGAATGGGTCGATACGCCGTCGGCCAGCGGCAGGGGCCAGCGCATCGCCCGCTGCCCGCAGTGCCGCATCGCGGTCTGGAGTCATTATGCAGGTGCCGGCGACGCACTCAGTTTCGTGCGCGTTGGCACCCTGGACGATCCTGATCAGGCGCCTCCGGATGTGCACATCTACACCGAGTCAAAACAGCCCTGGGTGCTGCTGGCGGAGGGTGTACCGACCTTCGCCCAATACTATCAAGCCCGCGAAGTCTGGCCAGAACAGAGTCTGCGGCGTCGGGAAGATGCCGTGGCCCCGGCCTCCAAGTGA
- the msrP gene encoding protein-methionine-sulfoxide reductase catalytic subunit MsrP, with product MLIRRPPPMAASEITPEGVYRRRRELLGLLGMGSLGLLAGCGSADSGATTAAADATPKAPLGPFDTNEAQTSFEQASTYNNYYEFGTDKSDPAKNAKNFKPRPWTVEVSGLAERTGTFDLDDLVKPAFREERVYRMRCVEAWSMVIPWLGVPLAKVIEALKPTSAARYVAFETLYDPARMPGQRQAVLNWPYREGLRLDEALNPLPLLVTGMYGRELPNANGAPLRLVVPWKYGFKGIKAIVAIRFLESEPLTTWKSLAPDEYGFYANVNPEVDHPRWSQASERRLAEGRSLFNARIPTLPFNGYAEQVAHLYQGMDPKTLY from the coding sequence ATGCTCATCCGCAGACCACCACCCATGGCCGCTTCGGAAATCACGCCTGAAGGCGTATACCGCCGGCGTCGCGAATTGCTGGGACTCCTCGGCATGGGCAGCCTTGGGCTGTTGGCCGGCTGTGGTTCGGCGGATTCCGGCGCAACGACGGCCGCCGCGGATGCGACGCCCAAGGCGCCGCTGGGCCCCTTCGATACCAACGAAGCGCAGACCAGCTTCGAGCAGGCTTCCACCTACAACAACTACTACGAGTTCGGCACCGACAAGTCCGATCCGGCGAAGAACGCGAAGAACTTCAAGCCACGTCCGTGGACGGTCGAGGTTTCGGGTCTGGCCGAGCGCACCGGCACATTCGATCTGGATGATCTGGTCAAGCCGGCTTTTCGGGAGGAGCGCGTCTACCGCATGCGCTGCGTGGAAGCCTGGTCGATGGTGATTCCCTGGCTGGGCGTGCCTCTGGCCAAGGTCATCGAGGCGCTCAAGCCCACCAGCGCCGCACGCTACGTGGCTTTCGAGACCCTGTACGACCCGGCACGCATGCCCGGGCAACGGCAGGCGGTGCTCAACTGGCCCTATCGGGAAGGCTTGCGTCTGGACGAGGCGCTCAATCCCTTGCCGCTGCTGGTCACCGGGATGTATGGACGCGAGCTGCCGAATGCCAACGGTGCGCCGCTGCGGCTGGTGGTGCCGTGGAAGTACGGCTTCAAGGGCATCAAGGCCATTGTTGCCATCCGCTTCCTCGAGAGCGAGCCGTTGACCACCTGGAAATCGCTGGCGCCCGACGAGTACGGCTTCTATGCCAACGTCAATCCCGAGGTCGACCATCCGCGCTGGAGTCAGGCCAGCGAGCGTCGTCTGGCTGAAGGCCGCTCGCTGTTCAATGCGCGGATTCCGACCTTGCCCTTCAATGGCTATGCCGAGCAGGTGGCGCACCTGTATCAGGGCATGGATCCGAAGACGCTGTATTGA
- a CDS encoding sulfoxide reductase heme-binding subunit YedZ: MFLVQSGREPNALGADPIAYLTHQTGDWAAYCLGASLAMTPLRRLSGWAPWIRLRRLLGLFAFFYASLHLGVYAALDLGFDLSHLWADIVKRPYITVGFSAWLLLLPLAITSTRGMMRRLGRRWGQLHRAVYLIGVLVLLHYAWLVKADLTWPIIFAAVFAVLMVLRWWPAARRRGTG; the protein is encoded by the coding sequence ATGTTCCTGGTGCAGAGCGGTCGTGAGCCGAATGCGCTCGGCGCCGATCCCATCGCCTATCTCACCCATCAGACCGGTGACTGGGCTGCGTATTGTCTGGGCGCCTCCCTGGCCATGACGCCGCTGCGGCGGCTCAGCGGCTGGGCGCCGTGGATACGCCTGCGCCGGCTGCTGGGACTGTTTGCCTTCTTCTATGCCAGTCTGCACCTTGGCGTTTATGCGGCGCTGGATCTGGGTTTTGACCTCTCGCATCTGTGGGCCGACATCGTCAAACGCCCCTACATCACCGTCGGATTTTCCGCCTGGCTGCTGCTGCTGCCGCTGGCAATCACGTCCACCCGCGGCATGATGCGCCGCCTCGGTCGCCGCTGGGGCCAGCTGCATCGCGCGGTCTACCTGATCGGTGTGCTGGTGCTGCTGCATTACGCCTGGTTGGTCAAGGCTGACCTGACCTGGCCGATCATTTTTGCCGCGGTCTTTGCCGTGTTGATGGTGTTGCGCTGGTGGCCCGCGGCCCGGAGACGTGGGACGGGGTGA